Proteins found in one Brevibacillus brevis genomic segment:
- a CDS encoding DNA topoisomerase III, which yields MSKTVVLAEKPSVGRDIAKVLQCHKKGNGFFEGDKYIVTWALGHLVTLADPEAYGQQFSSWRIEDLPIMPSPLRLVVIKESNRQFQVVKQQMRRNDVGQIVIATDAGREGELVARWILELVHVNKPIKRLWISSVTDKAIREGFRNLKDGKNYENLFASAAARAEADWLVGINATRALTCKHNAQLSCGRVQTPTLAIVATREEEIRRFTPKPFYGLSAVAQGPIQLQWQDQQTKDFKTFSKEKADQLIAVLKQEKNAEVIEVTRAHKKTYAPQLYDLTELQRDANRMFGYSPKQTLSIMQGLYEHHKAVTYPRTDSRYLSADIVETLPDRIKAVQMKPYAPLAARILRSPIKANKSFVDDSKVSDHHAIIPTEQAVFLGDLSDKERKIFDLIVKRFLAVLLPAFEYEQTTIQAKIGNETFLAKGKTVLSQGWREAYDHDVEEDDAKDGVKEQILPSLAKGDRLQIQSISQTKGETKPPEPFTEASLLSAMENPAKYMANESKDLIKTIGETGGLGTVATRADVIEKLFNSFLLEKRGKHIFVTAKAKQLLELVPDEMQSPTLTAQWEQKLGAIAKGSLNKRAFIEEMKTYAKEVVQQIKNSDQTFRHDNVTRSRCPECNKFLLEVNGKRGKMQVCQDRECGYRKSIAKQTNARCPKCHKRLELRGEGEGQTFICACGHKEKLKTFQERRDKEKGSKVSKKEVAKYLKGQDKEQDEGINSALKDALSKLKFD from the coding sequence ATGAGTAAAACAGTTGTACTGGCAGAAAAGCCTTCGGTTGGACGCGACATTGCCAAAGTATTGCAGTGTCACAAAAAAGGAAACGGCTTTTTTGAAGGAGATAAATATATCGTGACGTGGGCGCTCGGGCATTTGGTCACTCTCGCAGACCCTGAAGCGTACGGTCAGCAATTCAGCTCGTGGCGAATCGAGGATTTGCCGATTATGCCGTCCCCATTACGCTTGGTCGTGATCAAGGAAAGCAACAGGCAATTCCAGGTCGTCAAACAACAAATGAGACGCAACGATGTCGGGCAGATCGTCATTGCGACGGATGCAGGACGTGAAGGAGAGCTCGTTGCCCGGTGGATTCTCGAGCTGGTTCACGTGAATAAGCCAATCAAGCGTCTGTGGATTTCCTCCGTGACAGATAAGGCAATCCGGGAAGGCTTCCGTAATTTGAAGGACGGCAAAAACTATGAAAACTTGTTTGCCTCCGCAGCTGCTCGTGCAGAAGCCGACTGGCTCGTTGGAATCAATGCCACACGCGCCTTGACGTGCAAGCATAACGCCCAGCTCTCATGCGGTCGCGTCCAGACGCCAACACTTGCGATTGTGGCAACGCGAGAAGAGGAGATTCGCCGTTTTACACCCAAGCCATTTTACGGACTGTCTGCGGTGGCCCAAGGTCCGATTCAGCTCCAATGGCAAGATCAGCAAACGAAGGATTTCAAAACATTTTCCAAGGAAAAAGCGGATCAGCTAATAGCCGTTCTCAAACAGGAGAAAAACGCAGAAGTCATCGAGGTTACTCGTGCACACAAAAAGACGTATGCTCCACAGCTGTACGATTTGACGGAGCTGCAACGGGATGCCAACCGGATGTTTGGCTATTCACCAAAACAGACACTGTCCATCATGCAAGGGCTGTATGAGCATCACAAGGCAGTGACGTACCCACGAACCGACTCTCGTTATCTCTCTGCCGATATCGTAGAGACACTGCCGGATCGAATCAAGGCTGTCCAAATGAAGCCATATGCGCCCCTCGCCGCCAGAATTCTGCGTTCGCCAATCAAAGCGAACAAATCGTTCGTGGATGACAGTAAAGTATCGGATCACCATGCGATCATCCCGACGGAGCAAGCTGTTTTTCTCGGTGATTTGAGTGATAAGGAACGCAAAATTTTTGACCTCATCGTGAAGCGCTTCCTGGCTGTTCTACTGCCTGCCTTCGAATATGAGCAAACAACCATCCAGGCGAAAATCGGGAATGAAACCTTCCTGGCAAAAGGAAAGACCGTGCTCTCCCAAGGCTGGAGAGAGGCGTACGACCACGATGTAGAAGAAGACGATGCGAAGGACGGCGTAAAGGAACAAATCTTGCCTTCTCTTGCCAAAGGAGATCGCTTGCAAATCCAGTCGATATCCCAGACCAAGGGCGAGACGAAGCCGCCAGAGCCTTTCACAGAAGCGAGTCTGCTGTCCGCGATGGAAAACCCGGCGAAATACATGGCAAACGAGAGCAAGGATTTGATCAAAACGATTGGGGAAACAGGCGGACTAGGTACGGTAGCCACCCGCGCGGATGTGATCGAAAAGCTGTTCAACAGCTTTTTGCTAGAGAAGCGCGGCAAGCATATTTTTGTCACCGCAAAAGCGAAGCAATTGCTAGAGCTCGTCCCAGATGAAATGCAGTCGCCGACCTTGACGGCCCAATGGGAGCAAAAGCTCGGTGCCATCGCCAAGGGAAGCTTGAACAAGCGAGCGTTTATCGAAGAGATGAAAACGTACGCCAAAGAAGTCGTCCAACAGATCAAGAACAGCGATCAGACTTTCCGGCACGACAACGTGACCAGAAGCAGATGCCCGGAGTGCAACAAGTTTTTGCTGGAGGTAAACGGAAAGCGCGGCAAAATGCAGGTGTGCCAGGATCGGGAATGCGGTTATCGCAAAAGCATTGCCAAGCAAACCAATGCCAGATGTCCAAAATGCCATAAAAGATTGGAGCTGCGCGGAGAAGGGGAAGGGCAAACCTTTATCTGTGCTTGTGGGCACAAGGAAAAACTGAAGACCTTCCAGGAACGTCGCGATAAGGAAAAGGGCAGC
- a CDS encoding MerR family transcriptional regulator, which translates to MKQHWKVGELAKMAGITIRTLRFYDQIGLFSPSGYSPSGYRLYTEKDISRLQQILSLKELGLSLEQIKAVMAGDQLSLSDIVTIQIDSLKESIRMQQKLLDELENVSSRMQRNEPFTVEHFMNIIRTMRMKHEKFFAERKSSMDRHLDRLGAYLDEHPEEPGPGGFDYE; encoded by the coding sequence ATGAAACAACATTGGAAAGTCGGAGAACTTGCGAAAATGGCGGGAATTACGATACGAACTTTACGTTTTTACGATCAGATAGGCTTGTTTTCTCCATCCGGCTATTCGCCATCCGGATACAGACTCTACACCGAAAAGGACATTTCACGCCTACAGCAAATTTTGTCCTTAAAGGAGTTGGGACTATCTCTGGAGCAGATTAAAGCCGTTATGGCCGGAGACCAGCTCAGCCTGTCAGACATTGTTACCATTCAAATAGACAGCCTGAAAGAAAGTATACGCATGCAGCAGAAACTCTTGGATGAGCTTGAGAATGTTTCGAGTCGGATGCAAAGGAACGAACCGTTTACTGTTGAGCATTTCATGAACATCATACGAACGATGAGAATGAAGCATGAGAAATTTTTCGCCGAGAGAAAATCGAGTATGGATCGCCATCTCGACCGACTTGGTGCATATTTAGATGAGCATCCGGAAGAACCCGGACCAGGAGGTTTCGACTATGAGTGA
- a CDS encoding SRPBCC family protein, translating into MSDRSAKHSTFVIEKNYKHSPARVFAAWAGQAAKASWFPKADEFDFRVGGREFNRGGPPEGPVYTFDACYQEIVQNRRIVYSYTLDMEDKRMSVSVTTVEFDSVDGGTRLIYTEQGVFLDGLDTPEQREHGTNVMLNRLGEVLDAQ; encoded by the coding sequence ATGAGTGACAGATCTGCCAAACATTCCACATTTGTCATCGAAAAGAACTATAAGCATTCCCCAGCTCGTGTATTCGCTGCATGGGCGGGTCAAGCAGCCAAAGCTAGTTGGTTTCCTAAAGCCGATGAGTTCGACTTCCGCGTTGGCGGCCGCGAATTCAATCGCGGTGGTCCACCAGAGGGACCCGTTTACACATTCGATGCCTGCTATCAGGAAATCGTTCAGAATAGACGCATTGTATACTCATACACGCTGGACATGGAAGACAAGCGGATGTCTGTCTCTGTAACGACGGTGGAATTCGATTCCGTGGACGGCGGCACACGCTTGATCTATACCGAGCAGGGCGTTTTTCTGGACGGTCTCGATACGCCTGAACAGCGTGAGCACGGAACAAACGTGATGTTGAACCGGCTCGGAGAGGTTCTGGACGCCCAATGA
- a CDS encoding MFS transporter — protein sequence MKDAALESNTGAGLNEWIGLAVLSLPALLVSIDLSVMILALPHISVSIGADSTEQLWIMDIYGFMLSGFLITMGSLGDRFGRRKLLMFGAAAFGSASLLAAYSSTSGMLIAARALLGIAGATVAPSSLALISNMFRDHKQRSLAIGIWFMCSMGGMALGPVVGGMMLEHFSWGSIFLLGVPVMALLLLTASHLLPEYRDPAPGHLDLTSVVLSMCTILPAIYGLKEMAKEGLQTLPLIAIAAGFVFGALFVRRQQRLDSPLIDLRLFANRAFSTALGGLFGITLTGASMLFIAQHLQFVEGLSPLAAAMCMLPGVVASMAGMLLSPIIARRARPSHLIGAGLAVSATGCILLSQVEAGAGLSTLIVGYIFFNVGVAPFASLSSDLIIGSAPPAKAGSAASLLQTSGEFAFALGIAVLGSIGTYVYRTQIASFIPRDVTTLTSAASRESLAGAVSAAKALPEPIASTLLHGAQIAFTDGMHAVVGVSGGLMIAIAILTVIKLRHIPPIGQKTPGEM from the coding sequence ATGAAAGATGCTGCGCTTGAATCGAATACCGGGGCCGGTTTGAACGAATGGATTGGACTTGCCGTGCTTTCATTGCCTGCACTGCTCGTTTCGATAGACTTGTCCGTAATGATTCTCGCACTTCCTCACATAAGCGTTTCTATCGGCGCTGACAGTACAGAGCAGCTCTGGATCATGGACATATACGGCTTCATGCTCTCGGGATTTCTGATCACGATGGGCTCGCTCGGAGATCGGTTCGGCCGCCGTAAGCTGCTGATGTTCGGCGCAGCGGCATTCGGTTCGGCTTCGCTGTTGGCCGCTTACTCCAGCACCTCTGGAATGCTGATTGCAGCACGGGCGCTGCTCGGCATAGCCGGGGCGACGGTAGCGCCTTCTTCCCTGGCATTGATCAGCAATATGTTCCGTGATCATAAGCAGCGTTCCCTCGCTATAGGCATATGGTTCATGTGCTCCATGGGAGGCATGGCGCTTGGCCCAGTAGTCGGCGGGATGATGCTGGAGCATTTTTCATGGGGTTCGATCTTTCTACTCGGCGTTCCCGTCATGGCGCTGCTGTTGCTGACTGCGTCCCATCTTCTGCCCGAATATCGGGATCCCGCACCTGGTCATTTGGATTTGACTAGCGTCGTGTTGTCGATGTGCACCATTCTACCGGCCATATACGGCCTAAAGGAAATGGCTAAGGAAGGTCTACAGACTCTGCCGCTCATTGCCATTGCGGCTGGATTTGTTTTTGGGGCGTTATTCGTAAGACGGCAGCAACGGTTGGACAGTCCGCTAATAGACTTGCGCCTATTTGCAAACCGCGCTTTCAGCACAGCACTGGGCGGCTTGTTCGGTATCACTTTGACAGGCGCTTCCATGCTCTTTATCGCACAGCATCTTCAGTTCGTGGAAGGACTATCACCTCTTGCGGCAGCGATGTGCATGCTCCCGGGAGTGGTTGCGTCGATGGCAGGCATGTTGTTGTCGCCGATCATCGCTCGGCGGGCCCGACCGTCGCACCTTATCGGGGCTGGCCTTGCCGTCTCGGCGACTGGTTGTATCCTACTCTCCCAGGTAGAGGCGGGGGCCGGACTCTCTACCCTGATCGTCGGTTATATCTTTTTTAATGTGGGAGTGGCCCCGTTTGCGAGCTTGTCCAGCGACCTAATTATCGGGTCGGCACCGCCAGCAAAAGCGGGGTCGGCGGCGTCTTTGCTGCAGACGAGTGGTGAATTCGCATTTGCACTGGGTATCGCTGTATTAGGGAGCATCGGAACATACGTGTACCGCACTCAAATTGCCAGCTTCATACCAAGAGATGTTACGACGTTAACATCCGCAGCCTCCCGCGAAAGTCTTGCTGGGGCTGTCTCGGCGGCCAAAGCTTTACCCGAACCTATTGCTTCAACACTTCTTCATGGCGCCCAGATAGCCTTTACTGACGGCATGCATGCTGTTGTGGGCGTGAGCGGCGGGCTCATGATCGCTATCGCCATACTCACCGTGATCAAGCTTCGGCATATCCCCCCCATCGGGCAGAAAACGCCAGGTGAGATGTAA
- a CDS encoding Ig-like domain-containing protein has product MKSLFQALLAVTLMFSLTLNSNNVSAKSEKEELGVPNQFHDDEQLEEIDAKFKSEYQLDSTYISDDLISYPKPGDVFVSVSNPIIAQTDVPTNIRPALTFPVPITFDNDPSTVVSLYKVEGKSPVSGKLEIRNNTLYIRPDKTLESNTKYAIEIDKGAIVSTIDSTKSIDKYLLQFVTSNNEAPIVIDVKPYGEETKVDVDAVITIKYDRKVISGTKKFLLMNDNGAKVPATFTVSNDTVTIQPKAPLKNNVEYYIDVAQGAVKDTSGNESYKYFSVFSTGTPSGGWDDLEFGDLSTEVE; this is encoded by the coding sequence ATGAAGAGTTTATTTCAAGCCTTACTCGCAGTAACACTCATGTTCAGTCTAACCCTAAACAGCAACAACGTATCAGCAAAATCGGAGAAAGAAGAGCTTGGTGTACCGAATCAGTTCCATGATGATGAGCAGCTAGAGGAAATTGACGCGAAATTCAAAAGTGAATACCAACTTGATAGCACGTATATTTCCGACGACCTAATCAGTTATCCAAAGCCTGGGGATGTGTTCGTATCAGTTTCTAATCCTATTATTGCGCAGACAGATGTTCCTACAAACATTCGACCTGCGCTAACATTCCCGGTGCCAATTACTTTTGACAATGATCCGTCAACAGTAGTATCGCTCTATAAGGTTGAAGGAAAATCACCAGTCAGCGGAAAATTGGAGATTAGAAATAACACACTCTATATTCGTCCTGACAAGACTTTGGAATCCAATACGAAATATGCGATCGAGATTGACAAAGGAGCAATTGTAAGCACCATTGATTCTACTAAATCGATCGATAAGTATTTATTACAGTTTGTGACCAGCAACAACGAAGCGCCTATAGTAATCGATGTAAAGCCGTATGGAGAGGAAACAAAAGTGGATGTAGATGCGGTTATTACAATTAAGTATGATCGCAAAGTGATAAGTGGAACAAAGAAATTCCTATTAATGAATGACAATGGTGCGAAGGTTCCTGCAACTTTTACTGTCAGTAATGACACTGTAACGATCCAACCGAAAGCGCCTTTAAAAAATAATGTAGAGTACTACATAGATGTAGCCCAAGGAGCAGTAAAGGATACATCAGGGAATGAAAGCTATAAATATTTTTCCGTGTTTTCAACAGGCACCCCATCTGGTGGATGGGATGATCTAGAATTTGGTGACCTTTCAACAGAGGTTGAGTAG
- a CDS encoding DUF402 domain-containing protein encodes MKRKRADRPGWRRVKRLGYQQKWVESLSFSGYAVRLTLDEVSEPAYMHVGDQTLCVGDRGYVYLQYFPHGQAYAVTKMMDELGNTVQWYIDICRGHGKDENGHIWYDDLYLDIVVLPTGEIYLLDQDELDEALKKGVITSEDHQFASETADLLLRNILAGKRDDFDFPNFFV; translated from the coding sequence ATGAAGCGAAAAAGAGCAGATCGACCTGGTTGGAGACGTGTGAAACGATTGGGCTACCAGCAAAAATGGGTAGAATCTTTATCTTTCTCTGGATACGCTGTCCGCCTGACTCTGGATGAAGTAAGTGAGCCTGCCTACATGCATGTCGGGGATCAAACGTTATGTGTGGGCGATCGAGGATATGTGTATTTGCAGTATTTTCCACATGGTCAAGCTTATGCCGTTACGAAAATGATGGATGAGTTAGGGAATACCGTGCAATGGTATATTGATATTTGCCGGGGACATGGCAAGGATGAGAACGGACATATCTGGTATGACGATCTGTACCTCGACATCGTGGTATTGCCGACAGGAGAAATATACTTGCTTGATCAGGATGAGCTCGATGAGGCATTGAAAAAAGGCGTTATCACGAGCGAGGATCACCAGTTTGCCTCCGAGACCGCTGATCTTTTATTACGAAATATTTTGGCGGGCAAACGGGATGACTTTGATTTTCCGAATTTTTTTGTATAA
- a CDS encoding amino acid permease, producing the protein MSWKNQLLRKKSVAQMLEQVDKNESSLKKSLGAFDLTMLGIGAILGTGIFVLTGVAAALHAGPALVLSFVIAALACVFAALCYAEFASTVPVSGSAYTYSYAAFGEFVAWMIGWDLILEYGVACAAVASGWSGYAQGLLAGFNIHLPHALTSAFDVSKGTIIDLPAVLIIVIITALLMKGTKESASLNTIMVLVKVAVVVLFLVVGVMYVKPENWSPFMPFGFAGVATGAATVFFAFIGFDAVSSAAEEVRNPQRDMPIGIISSLLVCTILYIAVSLTLTGIVPYHLLNVKNPVAFALNYVNQDWVAGFISLGAIVGITTVLLVMMYGQARMFFAMSRDGLLPEVFSHVHPRTQVPQKSTLVVAALVATFGGLLPLSSLAQLTNIGTLFAFILVSVGLVVLRRTHPQLPRAFRVPFVPLVPLLSVLFCGYLVFNLPTLTKIGFLGWLSVGAIVYFLYGRKHSRLATKDDSSQT; encoded by the coding sequence ATGTCATGGAAAAATCAATTGCTGAGGAAAAAGTCAGTTGCGCAAATGCTGGAGCAGGTGGATAAAAATGAAAGCTCCCTCAAAAAATCATTAGGTGCTTTTGACCTGACAATGCTGGGCATCGGCGCGATCTTGGGAACAGGGATTTTTGTGTTAACGGGCGTTGCCGCTGCCTTGCACGCTGGACCTGCACTTGTTTTGTCTTTTGTTATTGCGGCACTTGCCTGTGTGTTTGCCGCGCTCTGCTATGCAGAATTTGCTTCGACTGTTCCCGTGTCGGGAAGCGCTTATACATACAGCTATGCGGCATTTGGCGAATTTGTCGCCTGGATGATCGGGTGGGATTTGATTCTCGAATACGGAGTGGCTTGTGCTGCGGTGGCAAGTGGATGGTCGGGGTATGCCCAGGGATTGCTAGCCGGGTTTAATATTCACCTGCCGCATGCGCTCACAAGTGCCTTTGATGTATCGAAAGGAACAATCATTGATTTACCTGCAGTCCTCATCATTGTCATCATTACAGCTTTATTGATGAAAGGGACGAAAGAGTCAGCGAGTTTGAATACCATCATGGTGTTAGTAAAAGTAGCGGTAGTTGTCCTGTTCCTCGTCGTTGGGGTCATGTATGTCAAGCCGGAAAACTGGAGTCCATTCATGCCGTTTGGTTTTGCAGGAGTAGCAACTGGTGCCGCAACGGTGTTTTTTGCTTTTATCGGATTTGATGCGGTGTCTTCTGCGGCCGAAGAAGTGCGCAATCCCCAGCGCGACATGCCAATCGGGATCATCTCGTCCTTACTCGTGTGCACAATTTTGTACATTGCTGTCTCACTGACATTAACAGGGATTGTTCCGTACCATTTGTTAAATGTCAAAAATCCTGTCGCGTTTGCCCTCAACTATGTTAACCAGGACTGGGTAGCAGGCTTCATTTCGTTGGGAGCCATCGTCGGCATCACGACTGTTTTGTTAGTCATGATGTATGGACAAGCCCGGATGTTTTTTGCGATGAGCCGAGATGGCTTGCTTCCTGAGGTCTTCTCGCACGTACATCCCCGCACACAGGTACCACAAAAGAGCACGCTAGTCGTGGCTGCATTAGTAGCAACCTTCGGCGGATTATTGCCCCTCTCCAGCTTGGCTCAGCTCACTAACATCGGCACGCTGTTTGCCTTTATTTTGGTCTCGGTTGGACTGGTTGTACTACGTCGCACTCATCCCCAATTACCACGCGCGTTTCGGGTCCCATTTGTTCCGCTTGTTCCCTTGCTCTCGGTTCTTTTTTGCGGATATCTCGTTTTCAACCTGCCTACGCTGACAAAGATCGGTTTTCTCGGTTGGCTGTCGGTAGGGGCGATCGTCTATTTTCTATATGGGCGAAAACACAGTCGATTGGCAACAAAAGACGACTCCTCCCAAACATAA
- a CDS encoding DinB family protein has product MKMFFQYNWQVRDEWMEWCKQLPPEELLRKRTGGAGTILYTLFHIADVEYSWLRGVQGKSDVQVTFEAYKTLEKVKELSDACRVELRDFIENWSDEREDEPVKVEWDNEIHTKGELLRHVIAHEIHHMGQLSIWARELGITPVSANVIGRGLTGS; this is encoded by the coding sequence ATGAAGATGTTTTTCCAGTATAACTGGCAGGTACGGGACGAATGGATGGAATGGTGCAAGCAGCTTCCACCAGAAGAATTGCTACGCAAGCGTACAGGTGGAGCTGGCACGATTTTGTACACCTTGTTTCATATTGCTGACGTCGAGTATAGCTGGCTTCGGGGCGTGCAAGGAAAGTCGGATGTTCAGGTGACATTCGAAGCGTACAAGACCCTGGAAAAAGTAAAAGAGCTATCAGATGCCTGCCGCGTAGAATTGCGTGATTTCATCGAGAATTGGTCAGACGAGAGGGAGGACGAGCCTGTAAAGGTGGAGTGGGACAATGAGATTCACACGAAGGGCGAGCTGCTTCGTCATGTCATCGCCCACGAGATTCATCACATGGGGCAGTTGTCCATTTGGGCAAGAGAGCTCGGGATTACTCCCGTTTCCGCCAATGTCATTGGGCGCGGATTAACGGGTAGCTAG